The following are encoded in a window of Echeneis naucrates chromosome 19, fEcheNa1.1, whole genome shotgun sequence genomic DNA:
- the LOC115060072 gene encoding rap1 GTPase-GDP dissociation stimulator 1 translates to MGHPNVPLTYSYTRSHRDKRRSSRLQPYTSNDNLNYALGAIRVLGLELIEDELKPHLNTVLTNIKERKKGAAEQVVISGILPILALSLRSRGPLTLLTARLVAELAKESMVRKGFGDAGLVTALLSVLTSPDQELLLYATKAISRMSYDSSKQQEVLLRRGVVPRLVTILIRFPDREALEEACLQALCNLSGMAVAEEAGMVWERGASVRPGECVFHGVTPHSCGFASSVTLVRVSQWAPGQYAVNVEVFQRCSSSFWNLHGNQRTAHWFPFSGQWGCSNLYKLFNFSTRNVPRKKSLKTRMFHTFL, encoded by the exons ATGGGACACCCCAACGTGCCCCTCACCTACAGCTACACCCGTTCCCACCGGGACAAGCGCAGATCCAGCCGACTGCAGCCATACACATCCAACG ACAATCTGAACTACGCGTTAGGTGCCATCAGAGTCCTCGGTTTGGAGCTGATAGAGGATGAACTTAAACCACATCTGAACACAGTGCTGACCAACATAAAGGAGAGGA AGAAAGGTGCTGCTGAGCAGGTAGTAATCAGCGGGATCCTGCCGATCTTGGCCCTGTCTCTGAGGAGCAGGGGGCCCCTCACTCTGCTGACTGCAAGACTAGTGGCTGAACTCGCCAAGGAAT ccaTGGTTCGTAAAGGTTTTGGTGACGCCGGCTTGGTCACAGCTCTGCTCTCCGTGCTGACCAGTCCAGACCAGGAGCTGCTTCTTTACGCTACGAAGGCCATCTCTCGGATGTCTTATGACAGCT CTAAGCAGCAGGAAGTCTTACTCCGTCGAGGTGTTGTGCCTCGTCTTGTCACCATCCTCATTCGTTTCCCAGACAGGGAGGCCCTGGAGGAGGCGTGCCTTCAGGCCCTCTGTAACCTCAGCGGCATGGCAGTGGCGGAGGAGGCGGGGATGGTGTGGGAGAGGGGTGCGTCTGTGAGGCCGGGGGAGTGCGTGTTTCATGGCGTCACGCCTCACAGCTGTGGCTTCGCTTCCTCTGTGACTCTTGTGCGTGTGTCCCAGTGGGCACCGGGTCAATATGCAGTCAACGTCGAGGTTTTCCAgcgctgctcctcctccttctggaACCTCCACGGGAACCAGCGGACGGCCCATTGGTTCCCCTTCTCTGGCCAGTGGGGCTGCTCAAATCTGTACAAGCTGTTCAACTTCTCTACGAGGAACGTTCCTCGCAAAAAAAGTCTGAAGACTCGCATGTTCCACACTTTCCTCTGA